One Nostoc punctiforme PCC 73102 DNA window includes the following coding sequences:
- a CDS encoding RpiB/LacA/LacB family sugar-phosphate isomerase, which yields MKIAIGSDERTNLTDRILEELKQRGHEVIVFGSLAENDLEVDWPLSCSKVALAVATQKADEGIVFCWTGTGASIAANKVLGIRAALCHDAETARGARIWNHANVLVLSLRATTEAIAKEILDAWFSTPFSEDEWNILQMERIRQLEKSALFQQS from the coding sequence ATGAAAATCGCTATTGGCAGTGATGAACGCACCAACCTTACTGATAGGATACTGGAAGAACTTAAGCAGCGTGGGCATGAAGTTATAGTCTTCGGTTCCTTAGCTGAGAATGATTTAGAAGTTGATTGGCCCCTCAGTTGTAGTAAAGTTGCTTTGGCAGTAGCAACCCAAAAAGCAGATGAGGGGATTGTCTTTTGTTGGACTGGTACTGGTGCATCTATTGCCGCCAACAAAGTCTTAGGGATACGTGCAGCATTATGCCATGATGCTGAAACTGCACGTGGGGCACGTATTTGGAATCATGCGAATGTCCTAGTATTAAGTTTACGTGCCACTACAGAAGCGATCGCAAAAGAAATATTAGATGCCTGGTTTAGCACACCCTTTTCTGAAGATGAGTGGAACATCTTGCAAATGGAGCGGATTAGACAGTTAGAGAAAAGTGCTTTATTTCAGCAATCTTAG
- a CDS encoding heavy metal translocating P-type ATPase gives MLYPQRLGQFTREHADTVAALLCGLLLFLGWFALHLGALGFAFLLLPAAYVIGGYESAREGLTTLFKEKELDVDLLMIVAAIGAASLGLWRREYHLIIDGAILILIFAISGALEGYAMARTERSIRSLMSLTPDTARVLLQGREEEIPISQLKVGDEIVVKPGELIPTDGIILSGYSTLNQAAITGESLPVEKTVGAEVFAGTLNGYGALQIKVHKPAQSSLIQRVIRLVEQAQTEAPPSQEFIDRFEKGYAKVIVVAGTLLATLPPFLWGWDWETTIYRALTFLVVASPCALMAAIMPTLLSGIANGARQGILFKNGAQLEKIGKVRAIAFDKTGTLTTGQLQVFQVISVSEYTQSNVLKAAASVESYSEHPIGKAIVQAAGETVRVLAVPVESKLLNPKGDLDLVGAIQVQAIPGQGIVGIAQEQQIIVGNAVFVQQYVTNLPEELREIAQSLEQEGKTVVWVAQGNIAEVMGVIAIADEVRSQATATITRLKQLGIEQIVMLTGDNEETAQSVAKAVGIDRVYAQLLPEDKLDVIRHLQQKYQTVAMVGDGINDAPALAQASVGIAMGISGSDVALEAADIVLMADKLEKIAVAMHLGRRSQSIVKQNIFVALSFIVLLLVGNFLGSINLPIGVIGHEGSTVLVTLSGLRLLK, from the coding sequence ATGCTCTACCCCCAACGTTTGGGCCAATTCACCAGAGAACACGCAGATACCGTAGCAGCCCTTTTGTGTGGCTTACTGTTATTTCTCGGATGGTTCGCCTTACATCTTGGCGCTTTGGGATTCGCGTTCCTGCTACTACCTGCTGCTTATGTAATTGGTGGTTACGAAAGTGCGCGGGAAGGATTGACTACCCTCTTCAAAGAAAAAGAACTCGATGTAGATTTGCTGATGATTGTGGCGGCCATTGGTGCTGCGAGTCTCGGCTTATGGCGACGAGAATATCATCTAATTATTGATGGGGCAATTTTGATTCTGATTTTTGCTATCAGTGGCGCATTAGAAGGCTATGCAATGGCGCGAACTGAGCGGAGTATCCGCAGTTTGATGAGCCTGACACCAGATACAGCAAGAGTTTTGCTTCAGGGAAGAGAAGAAGAAATTCCGATTAGTCAGTTAAAAGTGGGTGATGAGATTGTCGTTAAACCTGGAGAGCTAATTCCTACCGATGGGATAATTTTATCTGGTTACAGCACCCTCAATCAAGCTGCAATTACAGGCGAGTCTTTACCTGTAGAGAAAACAGTGGGTGCAGAAGTATTTGCCGGCACACTTAACGGCTATGGTGCATTGCAGATTAAGGTACACAAACCAGCCCAAAGCAGTTTGATTCAGCGTGTGATTCGCTTGGTAGAACAGGCGCAGACAGAAGCACCTCCTTCGCAAGAGTTTATCGATCGCTTTGAAAAAGGATATGCCAAAGTCATTGTAGTAGCCGGAACATTACTGGCAACTTTACCGCCATTTCTTTGGGGTTGGGATTGGGAAACAACAATTTATCGGGCACTGACTTTCTTAGTGGTGGCTTCTCCCTGTGCGCTGATGGCTGCAATTATGCCCACCCTGCTTTCGGGAATCGCCAACGGTGCAAGACAGGGGATTTTGTTTAAAAATGGCGCACAGTTGGAGAAAATTGGCAAAGTCCGAGCGATCGCATTTGATAAAACTGGTACTCTGACAACAGGGCAGTTGCAGGTATTCCAGGTAATTTCAGTTAGTGAATACACCCAATCAAATGTATTAAAAGCCGCCGCTAGTGTGGAGTCATATTCAGAACATCCCATCGGTAAGGCAATTGTGCAGGCAGCTGGTGAAACAGTTCGAGTCTTGGCGGTTCCCGTCGAGTCGAAACTGTTGAACCCGAAGGGTGATTTGGACTTGGTTGGTGCAATACAAGTCCAAGCAATACCTGGACAGGGAATTGTCGGAATCGCTCAAGAACAACAAATAATTGTGGGCAATGCTGTTTTTGTGCAGCAGTATGTGACAAATTTACCTGAAGAGTTGCGAGAAATAGCTCAATCTTTGGAGCAAGAAGGTAAAACTGTGGTTTGGGTAGCGCAAGGAAATATAGCAGAGGTGATGGGTGTAATTGCGATCGCAGATGAAGTAAGATCGCAAGCAACAGCAACCATTACGCGCTTAAAGCAACTGGGAATTGAGCAAATTGTCATGTTAACTGGAGATAATGAAGAAACTGCTCAAAGTGTCGCCAAAGCTGTAGGAATCGATCGGGTATATGCTCAACTTCTACCAGAAGATAAGCTAGATGTTATCCGCCATCTACAGCAAAAGTATCAAACAGTGGCAATGGTGGGCGATGGAATTAATGATGCACCAGCTTTAGCGCAAGCATCTGTGGGTATAGCGATGGGAATATCTGGTAGCGATGTGGCACTAGAAGCCGCAGATATAGTACTGATGGCAGACAAGTTAGAAAAAATTGCTGTAGCGATGCATTTGGGCAGGCGATCGCAATCCATAGTCAAACAGAATATATTCGTAGCGTTGAGTTTTATTGTGTTGCTTTTGGTGGGCAACTTTCTAGGAAGTATTAACTTACCTATTGGCGTGATTGGGCATGAAGGTTCTACAGTATTAGTTACCCTCAGTGGTCTAAGATTGCTGAAATAA
- a CDS encoding Imm1 family immunity protein, with protein MFITKFSVEDWMGNQNKGCVEQAHSWQEIESAIRELDGHHKTLVTLETDSETHMAVGGGLGKYIVYLTFDNESFHYLVDPSKSDMNEFVIVGGQEGVYPAKSCVDLDATLKAAKAFAELGTMEESVNWEKDEILERV; from the coding sequence ATGTTCATCACAAAATTTTCAGTTGAAGATTGGATGGGTAATCAAAATAAGGGTTGTGTCGAGCAAGCGCACAGTTGGCAAGAAATAGAATCAGCTATTAGAGAGTTAGACGGGCATCACAAAACACTTGTAACTTTAGAAACAGATAGTGAAACTCACATGGCTGTGGGTGGTGGTTTAGGAAAATATATAGTGTATTTGACATTTGATAATGAGAGTTTTCATTATCTTGTTGACCCCTCTAAATCAGATATGAATGAATTCGTGATAGTTGGGGGTCAAGAAGGTGTTTATCCTGCTAAATCCTGTGTTGACTTGGATGCAACTCTTAAAGCTGCTAAAGCTTTCGCAGAGCTTGGGACAATGGAAGAATCAGTGAATTGGGAAAAAGATGAAATTTTGGAGCGAGTTTGA
- a CDS encoding efflux RND transporter permease subunit, producing the protein MFVDFFIKRPIFASVCAIVILLIGLISIPTLPIARFPEISPTQITVTSNYSGASAEVVESGVTNILERQINGVEGLRYLTSSSSNDGTSTITATFDSSRDKDIAAVDVQNRVSVAQPQLPDSVQRTGVRVSKESSNILLAIGLYAENREYDNIFLSNYADLYLADALKRVKGVSNAQIFGERRYAMRLWLDPSRLANRGLTTKDVANALSEQNLQVGAGRIGQEPAPEGQRYQLDVRAASRLAEPAEFEEIVLKTGDDGTLVKLKDVGRAELGAENYSSFLRFRGNDAVGLGIYQVPGSNALDVAKGVKDELVRLAPSFPPGLKYQVAFDTTSFVEESMSEVIKTLIEAVVLVVIVIFVFLQDWRTTLIPALTIPLSLIGTFAFVKVFNFSINSLTLFGLTLASGMVVDDAIVVVEQISRFIQDKGINPRRAASESMRELFGAVIATSLVLMAVFVPVAFFPGTTGALYRQFALTIAFSIAISTFLALTLTPSLCALLLRQGQKPSGWLGWIFGKINRFLDWVQNGYKRSLTFLTHIKGIVIGLFIVSLGMTAWLYTTVPTAFLPDEDEGYFITIIQGPQGVSLQYTSDVIAQVEKEILQIPEVLGTFAIGGFGFSGNTANSGIIFTTLKSWDERSKPGQSVQAIIGSLQGKLMAIPEARVFPVNPPPIQGLGNFGGFVFQLQDRRGNSGLENLVQSMGKLLGQANQTPGLQAVFSTFAADTPQLLVEVDRNKAKSLQVSIDDVFSTLQTALGSQYVNDFNLQQRNYRVYIQADQQFRSNPKDIGKLYVRSQKNQMVPLSNLVKVTQTVGAQTINHYNLFRSIEINGSAAPGSSSGDAIKAMEKVAKEVLPAGYGYEWSGTALEEIDSGGLAPIIFGLGIIFVFLVLAAQYENYVDPFIILLSVPLAIFGALIAQSMRGFANDVYCQIGLVMLIGLASKNAILIVEFANQLREQGLSITKAVIEASQERLRPILMTAFSTLLGIFPLAVATGAGAGSRQSLGTAVFGGMLIATFLSLFVVPILYIVIKTTTERFIQPNRHQELQTDAVSLDGKSAVYSTKGEN; encoded by the coding sequence ATGTTTGTTGACTTCTTTATTAAGCGACCAATCTTTGCGTCGGTCTGCGCGATCGTCATACTTTTAATCGGATTAATCAGTATTCCCACACTACCGATCGCTAGATTCCCAGAAATTAGTCCCACCCAAATCACTGTAACTTCCAACTATAGCGGAGCTAGTGCAGAAGTTGTAGAAAGCGGAGTGACAAATATCTTAGAAAGGCAAATCAACGGGGTTGAGGGACTAAGATATCTCACTTCCAGCAGCAGTAATGATGGTACTAGTACTATTACAGCCACCTTTGATTCATCGCGGGATAAAGATATTGCGGCTGTGGATGTGCAAAATCGTGTTTCTGTTGCCCAACCACAACTACCAGATTCTGTGCAGCGCACAGGAGTGCGGGTATCAAAAGAATCTAGCAACATTCTCTTGGCGATTGGTTTATACGCTGAAAATAGAGAGTACGACAATATATTCTTAAGCAACTATGCCGACCTTTACTTAGCAGATGCCTTAAAAAGAGTCAAAGGCGTGAGCAACGCTCAAATTTTTGGTGAACGTCGCTATGCAATGCGTCTGTGGTTAGATCCTAGTCGCCTTGCTAATCGGGGGCTAACGACCAAGGATGTAGCGAATGCTTTATCCGAACAAAACTTGCAAGTTGGTGCAGGGAGAATTGGACAAGAACCGGCTCCTGAAGGACAAAGGTATCAACTTGATGTGCGTGCTGCTAGCCGATTAGCAGAACCAGCAGAATTTGAAGAAATTGTCCTCAAAACTGGAGATGATGGCACATTAGTCAAGCTCAAAGATGTCGGGAGAGCGGAACTGGGTGCAGAAAACTATAGTTCATTTCTGCGATTTCGTGGTAATGATGCTGTCGGTTTAGGGATTTATCAAGTTCCTGGTAGTAATGCCTTGGATGTGGCAAAGGGAGTCAAAGACGAACTAGTGCGATTAGCTCCGAGTTTTCCCCCAGGGCTGAAATATCAGGTAGCTTTTGACACGACATCCTTTGTAGAAGAGTCGATGTCAGAAGTTATCAAGACTCTGATTGAAGCGGTAGTGCTAGTTGTAATTGTAATTTTTGTGTTCTTACAAGACTGGCGAACTACTTTAATTCCAGCACTTACCATTCCGCTTTCCTTAATTGGGACATTTGCCTTCGTCAAAGTTTTTAACTTTTCCATCAATAGTTTGACTTTATTTGGTCTGACTTTAGCATCGGGGATGGTGGTCGATGATGCGATCGTTGTGGTGGAGCAAATCAGCCGCTTTATTCAGGATAAAGGAATTAATCCTCGTCGAGCCGCTAGTGAATCAATGAGGGAACTATTTGGCGCGGTTATTGCCACTTCATTAGTATTGATGGCGGTGTTTGTGCCAGTGGCGTTTTTTCCGGGAACCACAGGCGCACTTTATCGGCAATTTGCGCTAACGATCGCTTTCTCCATTGCGATTTCAACTTTTTTGGCTTTGACCTTGACACCTTCCTTATGTGCGCTGCTGCTGCGTCAAGGACAAAAACCTTCAGGCTGGCTGGGTTGGATTTTTGGAAAGATTAATCGGTTTCTTGACTGGGTACAGAATGGTTATAAGCGATCGCTTACCTTCTTAACACACATCAAAGGTATTGTGATTGGGTTATTTATCGTCTCTTTGGGAATGACTGCTTGGTTGTACACCACAGTACCAACAGCTTTTCTACCCGATGAAGACGAAGGCTACTTCATCACCATTATCCAAGGGCCACAAGGGGTTTCGCTGCAATATACTAGCGATGTGATTGCACAGGTAGAAAAAGAAATTCTGCAAATTCCAGAAGTACTGGGGACTTTTGCGATCGGAGGATTTGGTTTTAGTGGTAACACAGCTAACAGTGGCATCATATTTACCACTTTAAAATCTTGGGACGAGCGCTCAAAACCCGGTCAATCAGTACAGGCGATTATTGGCAGCTTGCAAGGGAAGTTGATGGCAATCCCAGAAGCTAGAGTTTTCCCTGTGAATCCTCCACCAATCCAGGGTTTAGGTAACTTTGGGGGCTTCGTCTTTCAACTGCAAGACCGCAGAGGTAACAGTGGTTTAGAAAATCTAGTCCAGTCGATGGGTAAGTTGCTGGGTCAGGCTAATCAAACACCAGGATTACAAGCTGTATTTAGCACCTTTGCCGCAGATACACCACAATTGCTTGTAGAAGTAGACCGCAATAAAGCCAAATCATTGCAAGTTTCTATAGATGATGTCTTCAGTACTTTACAAACTGCTTTGGGATCGCAATATGTAAATGATTTTAATCTCCAGCAGCGTAATTATCGGGTGTATATCCAGGCAGATCAACAGTTTCGTTCCAATCCAAAAGATATTGGCAAACTATACGTTCGTTCTCAAAAGAATCAAATGGTTCCTTTGAGTAACTTAGTTAAAGTTACTCAGACTGTGGGAGCGCAAACGATAAATCACTATAATCTGTTCCGCTCGATTGAAATTAATGGTTCCGCCGCTCCTGGCTCTAGTTCGGGAGACGCAATTAAAGCAATGGAAAAAGTTGCTAAAGAAGTTTTACCAGCCGGCTATGGTTATGAATGGTCAGGGACTGCATTAGAAGAAATAGATTCTGGTGGTTTAGCACCCATAATCTTTGGATTAGGAATAATTTTTGTATTTTTGGTACTAGCCGCTCAATACGAAAACTACGTTGACCCCTTTATCATTCTGTTATCAGTTCCTTTAGCTATCTTTGGAGCGCTGATAGCTCAATCAATGCGGGGTTTTGCAAATGATGTTTACTGTCAAATTGGTCTAGTAATGTTGATCGGTTTAGCTAGTAAGAACGCAATTTTGATTGTGGAATTTGCTAATCAATTACGAGAGCAAGGGCTTTCGATTACTAAAGCAGTAATTGAGGCTTCGCAAGAGCGGTTACGCCCAATTTTGATGACTGCTTTTTCTACATTATTAGGGATTTTCCCGTTAGCTGTTGCCACAGGTGCCGGTGCGGGAAGTCGTCAATCTTTGGGAACAGCAGTTTTTGGTGGGATGTTAATTGCGACTTTCTTGAGTTTGTTTGTAGTACCGATTTTGTATATCGTCATTAAGACGACAACAGAGCGCTTTATCCAACCAAATCGGCATCAAGAACTGCAAACAGATGCAGTTTCATTAGATGGTAAAAGTGCTGTATATTCAACAAAAGGAGAGAATTAG